ACTGGAGCAATTTAGTAAGGCTGCACCCTACCAACTGCCAGATGAAGTCATTTGGTCTATCTATGCAGATAAAGAGAACGTGTGGTTTGGCACTGATGCTGGATTATTCCTCATCGATAGGCAAACGAAGCATCCCTATGTTATAACGCCGAAGAATATTGATCTAAACGACAGCATCTATCACATTGAGCCACTGGATGAACAAAACATTCTGTTATCCAGCACCAACGGACTCTCTATCGTCAATAAAACAACTTTTCATACGCAGACGTTTGGCGATTGGATGGGAGGTTCGGGCACCTTAGAGAGTAAAACTGTTTACAGCACCTATTTTGATACACTCATTCAAGGTCGGATTTGGTTCGCTACCAATAGGGGACTATTTTTTTGGGATCCTGGCTTGGCAGAGCCGCAGTATGTCAGCTTGAGTACTGATAGGAGCATCGTTCAACTACAGATAATTAAGCATGTAAACCGAGATAGTGCACAGAGGTTGTGGCTCGGGGGCGATCGGCTACTTGGGTATCTAGATAAACAAAACAATTTTCATGCCGTTACTATACCGCAGGCACTAGGATTGGACACTATTTCGGTTAAGACGATGAAAGAAGTCGAACCGGGTCTTTTTTGGATTGGGTTCAAAGATCGTGGCGTTGTTGAATACAACTCGCAAACGGGTGATGCTCGGTCTTTGACTGAAGAGTGGAAGGTAAGCTGTGATAGTGTGTATTTTATTGAAGACGTTGAACAATATCGCATTATAGGTTGCCCACGTTCGATTATCCGATTCGATACTATGACGGATGAGATAATCGTTGTTGCCGCTGAAGATGGGTTCATTAGTGATGAGCTAAACGAAGGGGCGGTGTTTGTCTCTCCCGAAGGGCTATATGTAGGTACGCCAGATGGGGCGATGCTACTCGATGTAACCAAATTTAAGAACCGCATAGTAAAAGATACTATCTTGCTTGAGTCGATGGAAGTCTATTTCGAAGATCGCACCGAGGTTAACTTATTACCGCAAGAGGGTCATCGCATTTTACCTGGTGCACAATTGGTGAGCTTTCAACTGGCGAGAAACAATTACCTCAATGAGAAGCCGTTGCAGCTACAGTACCGCTTACGCCGCGCTGAGGATAAAACAGGCGGTAGTTATATCTATCTCGACGGTCAATCGCAGTTAAATATTTCTGGCTTAGATGCGGGTACGCATGTGCTTGAAATTATTAGTGTGCAGAACGAAGTATGGTCAGCCGCTCCATTTTCTTTCTCTTTTGAAGTGGAAATGTATTGGTGGCAAACCCGCTGGTTTAAAGGTTTATTGCTGGTTGTCGTCTTATTGCTCGGGCTAGGCATTATCTTTGTTCGGCAGCGGCAGGTAATGACATTTAGAGGGATGAACTCCGCGCTTACAGAGAGTGAAAATAGATTAAAACAAGCATTAAGAGGCAGCAACTCTGAGTTATGGGAATGGCATCTAGAGACTGATATTTTTAGACTTGAAAATGTGGGCGGTTTATTGAGTAAGCAAGAAACTCAGGTTCATCTTAAGCTTGGCGAATTTCCTATTCATAACGAAGATAAGAGTAATGTGCTTACCGCTTGGAAAGATATGCTCGATGAGCGTACCGATCGCTTCGAAGTCGAGTACCGCTACTTGCGAAGTGATAAGCTTTGGGGTTGGGTGCGAGTATTAGGTAGACCTGTTGAACGTAATGAGTTTAATGGTAAAATTGAGCGTGTTGCAGGTATTTATACCGATATTTCTGAACAGCGCCAGCTAAAGGATGATGTCTATCTGTTGGCTCAAGCATTTGAAAATACATCTGAAGCGGTGCTTATCTACGACAGAGATGAATTAATCCAAGTCACCAATAAAGCAGCGCAAGATATATTAGGTTTCAATGCTAATACGCTCATTGGCCGATCATTTGCTGAGGTACTAAGGGGCAAAGAGTCGGGTACTCATATTGCTGATTTACTGCAACATGGCTTGAGCTGGACGGGGGAATGCACCGTGGCGTGCGCCAATGATCAGCAGTGCGTTGTTTGGCTTAATGTATCGTCTATTTTAAATGCCACTGGGGAAGCGACGCATTATGTTGTGGTGTTCTCTGATATTACTGATCGTAAGCGCACTGAAGCTGATCTTCGTCGTCTGGCTAATTATGATGTACTCACAGGTTTGCCAAATCGTTCTTTGTTTTCGAGCAAATTATCTCATTCTATTTATCAGGCTGAAAAAGAGGGCGGTAAGCTCGCCTTGCTGTTTTTAGATTTAGATCGCTTTAAGCACGTTAACGATTCTTATGGTCATAGTATGGGCGATGCTTTGCTTGTTGAAGCCTCAAACCGCTTACAAGCGTTTATCACTAATGACAATGTTTTATGTCGTTTTGGCGGTGATGAGTTTGTTATTTTACTGCGTAGCGATACGGAGCTCGATAGCATTAATCTACTCTGTGAACAGTTATTGGCGAGTATTCAAAAACCGTTTGATCTTTATGGGCGTGAGTTTTATATCTCAACCAGTATTGGTGTCAGCCTGTGGCCAGAAGATGCTAAACAGCCAGAAACACTGATCAAAAATGCCGATTTGGCGATGTATCATGCTAAAGATGAAGGCAAAGGAAACTTTAAATATTATTCCCAAGAGCGTAATGCCGAGGCGCTTTATCATTTAAGGTTGGAGACAGATCTACGTAAAGCCATTGAAAGAGATGAGTTTGAGCTTCACTTCCAACCACAGATAGATATTTTACAAAATGATAAGCTTGTCGGAGTGGAAGCCTTATTGCGGTGGAATCACCCTCAAGATGGCTATGTACGTACCGACATTTTTATCAAAGTCGCCGAAGCATGTGGGCTTATTGTTGATATTGATCGTTGGGTTATGCGTGAGGCTTGTCGCCATGGTGCCCGTTGGGCACAAATTTTAGATGAACCGCTTAAAGTCTCAGTTAATATCTCAGCATTGCATTTTCGCCAGCCCGATTTTATTAATGGTGTCGAGAAGAGCTTGGCAGAAACCGGAATGCCGAATCGTTCACTATCGCTTGAGATCACTGAAGGCGTATTGATGAAAGAGCTTGAAGTTGCTAAACAACACCTAAAAGAGCTTAAGAGTTTAGGGATCGATGTCGCGATCGATGATTTTGGGACCGGTTATTCCTCCTTGGCTTACTTACGTCATTTTGAAGTGAATACCTTGAAAATTGATCGCTCTTTCCTTATTGATATTGCGACTAATAAAGCCGATCAGGCCATTGCTAGCAGTATTATTGAGCTCGCAAGAAACTTAAAATTAGATGTAGTGGCTGAAGGTGTCGAAACTCATGAGCAGTTAGAGCAGGTCTTTAGTCGAGGTTGCTATGTCATACAGGGTTACTACTTTGCCAAACCGATGTCATGTACTGATTTAGATACTTACATGGCGATACGGCCAGAAGTTAATTTGCAGTCTAAGGCGGACCAACTTATGGCTCCTAGTGCCTAAGCCTTGCACAAGTTAATTAAATACCCTACGTTAAAACATCATTAGAAGAGTTGAATAAGTCATTATGAACCATAGAATTTTTATTCTTTGTTTGCTGGTATTTTGTCAGTCATATGCTAGCGCTACAGAACGGCCAAAAATTGGTTTAGTACTCAGTGGTGGCGGTGCAAAAGGTGCCGCGCATATTGGGGTGCTTAAAGTTCTGGAAGAGAACAATATTCCGATTGATTACATCACTGGTACCAGTATCGGTTCCTATGTTGGTGGCATGTATGCATTGGGTTATAGTGCTGCCGAAATAGAAGCTATCATGATGAAGACTGACTGGAATAAGGGCTATTCAGATACCATCCCGCGTGAAGAGCTGAGCTATAAAGATAAAGAGATCCGCGACAAATATAATATTCCGG
This window of the Shewanella sp. Choline-02u-19 genome carries:
- a CDS encoding EAL domain-containing protein: MSFMQEQLTTFNSVTSRLAESSISSLYGEIPVRIRIIKTWFSVVVLVLICSVPAFASGVVQRIFTASDGLINGTVWDISFDAHGFTWLATEEGLYRVSSTKIRRIDQVGLDSKLSDNLIHLVSPLSKRHLLVSSFYEIYLYDIYTNTFTAFGSNTLFPEFEGLGIISQVEDDYGNRILLTREGELLRFNYRRMSLERVNFLSSNQDYPWRAISAISDNRLLVATEGRIEVRDEVGERVAVLPWSESDGRIEQIFRDSNNRVWISSSKGFFELIQQDLSIRKVTQLPYYITHIAEDQKGFLWLATRSGLLKWLPDAPSGQLYGNEIKQKSNIDYIHDIAVDDTGLIWIGGSGDGVAVLADNPDFLLEQFSKAAPYQLPDEVIWSIYADKENVWFGTDAGLFLIDRQTKHPYVITPKNIDLNDSIYHIEPLDEQNILLSSTNGLSIVNKTTFHTQTFGDWMGGSGTLESKTVYSTYFDTLIQGRIWFATNRGLFFWDPGLAEPQYVSLSTDRSIVQLQIIKHVNRDSAQRLWLGGDRLLGYLDKQNNFHAVTIPQALGLDTISVKTMKEVEPGLFWIGFKDRGVVEYNSQTGDARSLTEEWKVSCDSVYFIEDVEQYRIIGCPRSIIRFDTMTDEIIVVAAEDGFISDELNEGAVFVSPEGLYVGTPDGAMLLDVTKFKNRIVKDTILLESMEVYFEDRTEVNLLPQEGHRILPGAQLVSFQLARNNYLNEKPLQLQYRLRRAEDKTGGSYIYLDGQSQLNISGLDAGTHVLEIISVQNEVWSAAPFSFSFEVEMYWWQTRWFKGLLLVVVLLLGLGIIFVRQRQVMTFRGMNSALTESENRLKQALRGSNSELWEWHLETDIFRLENVGGLLSKQETQVHLKLGEFPIHNEDKSNVLTAWKDMLDERTDRFEVEYRYLRSDKLWGWVRVLGRPVERNEFNGKIERVAGIYTDISEQRQLKDDVYLLAQAFENTSEAVLIYDRDELIQVTNKAAQDILGFNANTLIGRSFAEVLRGKESGTHIADLLQHGLSWTGECTVACANDQQCVVWLNVSSILNATGEATHYVVVFSDITDRKRTEADLRRLANYDVLTGLPNRSLFSSKLSHSIYQAEKEGGKLALLFLDLDRFKHVNDSYGHSMGDALLVEASNRLQAFITNDNVLCRFGGDEFVILLRSDTELDSINLLCEQLLASIQKPFDLYGREFYISTSIGVSLWPEDAKQPETLIKNADLAMYHAKDEGKGNFKYYSQERNAEALYHLRLETDLRKAIERDEFELHFQPQIDILQNDKLVGVEALLRWNHPQDGYVRTDIFIKVAEACGLIVDIDRWVMREACRHGARWAQILDEPLKVSVNISALHFRQPDFINGVEKSLAETGMPNRSLSLEITEGVLMKELEVAKQHLKELKSLGIDVAIDDFGTGYSSLAYLRHFEVNTLKIDRSFLIDIATNKADQAIASSIIELARNLKLDVVAEGVETHEQLEQVFSRGCYVIQGYYFAKPMSCTDLDTYMAIRPEVNLQSKADQLMAPSA